In Solobacterium moorei, a single genomic region encodes these proteins:
- a CDS encoding ISL3 family transposase encodes MAIHDFITSTLNLTSDSIQEIDAIRKEDRLFVYITLVNQHPTCPYCGGPTVSKGYIHRTYNHLPLGDTPSSIHWKRRRYTCKDCFKTFCEENPFGPEYFHQTYAVLYKIAADFQNLHLSYKDIAERYNTSVTTVQLYADSFIQVPRLTLPINLGIDELHSNMAKYGGSYLCSFVDNDARVLNELLPDRSKRTLSAHLEKIPLEERKRVLYVTIDMWEPYKQVSLKYFPNCKISVDPFHVVKHLSDGFTTLRVSLMNQVPKESPAYYLLKHFHHLLETDCFLDNEPKYNHFFRQKMNYRDLYDALLNLNPILKKAYGLKEDYRYFNRNSTYPECIEELTDLIRYFKESRLVCYSEFINLLENWFEEICNSFQRPTEDRKQSNALAESLNQKMREFIMISNGLSNFERFRARVIYALNYRIGFSLTLNIQAYNRKQKK; translated from the coding sequence ATGGCTATTCATGATTTTATCACGTCAACCTTAAATCTAACATCAGATTCAATTCAAGAAATCGATGCGATACGTAAGGAAGACCGTCTTTTTGTATATATCACACTGGTAAACCAACACCCAACCTGTCCTTACTGTGGTGGCCCTACAGTCTCTAAGGGTTATATTCATAGAACTTATAATCACCTTCCTTTAGGTGATACACCTTCTTCTATTCATTGGAAGCGTAGACGTTATACTTGTAAGGATTGTTTTAAAACATTTTGTGAAGAAAATCCTTTTGGGCCTGAATATTTCCATCAAACCTATGCTGTACTGTATAAGATTGCTGCTGACTTTCAAAATCTACATCTATCCTATAAAGATATTGCCGAAAGGTATAATACCTCGGTTACTACTGTCCAACTATATGCCGACAGTTTCATTCAAGTCCCAAGGTTAACTCTACCGATCAATCTAGGAATTGATGAGCTTCATTCTAATATGGCCAAATATGGTGGTTCATATCTATGTTCTTTTGTAGATAATGATGCTCGCGTTCTTAATGAATTATTACCCGATCGTTCAAAACGAACATTATCAGCACATCTCGAGAAGATACCTCTAGAAGAAAGAAAACGTGTCTTATATGTAACCATAGATATGTGGGAACCTTATAAACAAGTCTCTCTCAAATACTTTCCAAACTGTAAGATATCCGTCGATCCTTTCCATGTAGTCAAACATCTTTCTGATGGTTTTACTACATTACGTGTATCTTTAATGAACCAGGTTCCTAAAGAAAGTCCTGCTTACTATCTGCTCAAGCACTTTCACCACCTCTTGGAAACAGATTGCTTTCTGGATAACGAACCTAAATATAATCATTTCTTTCGTCAGAAGATGAACTATCGAGATCTATATGACGCACTTCTCAATCTCAACCCGATACTCAAAAAGGCCTATGGGTTAAAGGAAGATTATAGATATTTTAATAGAAATTCTACTTATCCAGAATGTATTGAAGAACTCACAGATTTAATTAGGTATTTTAAAGAATCTAGACTAGTATGTTATAGCGAGTTCATTAATCTATTGGAAAATTGGTTTGAAGAAATATGCAATTCATTTCAAAGACCAACAGAAGATAGAAAACAGTCTAATGCACTCGCTGAGAGCCTTAATCAAAAGATGCGAGAATTTATTATGATATCAAATGGTCTCAGTAATTTCGAAAGATTCAGAGCACGTGTAATTTATGCACTAAACTACAGAATTGGCTTCTCATTGACATTAAACATTCAAGCATACAATCGTAAACAGAAAAAATAA